One segment of Dolichospermum sp. DET69 DNA contains the following:
- a CDS encoding signal transduction histidine kinase (STHK), LytS: MSLIKTKRAVGVFSSRQEIENALSELRDNGFDMNHVSVIAQDTEDLNQRYKIGETRVEKPTGTTHDTSHDTSHDTRHDTTHVEEGTKTGIGAGGAVGGLTGLLIGLGTLAIPGVGPIMLAGAAATAIATTLAGGAIGAAVGGLIGGLVGLGIPEHRAQVYNNYVVAGDYLVIVDGIEAEVLRAEKILKNRGMREWEVYNTPETSRHESPVVSRL, translated from the coding sequence ATGAGTTTGATTAAAACTAAACGAGCCGTAGGAGTGTTTTCTAGTCGCCAAGAGATAGAAAATGCTCTTAGTGAACTGCGAGATAACGGATTTGATATGAATCATGTATCTGTGATTGCTCAAGACACGGAAGATTTGAATCAGCGATATAAAATTGGTGAAACACGAGTTGAAAAACCCACGGGAACAACTCATGACACAAGTCATGACACAAGTCATGATACAAGGCATGACACAACCCATGTTGAGGAAGGAACAAAAACTGGAATAGGAGCAGGAGGAGCAGTTGGTGGACTGACAGGCTTACTCATCGGGCTAGGAACTCTAGCTATTCCTGGAGTCGGTCCAATTATGTTAGCAGGAGCAGCAGCTACAGCAATTGCAACAACTCTAGCAGGTGGAGCGATTGGAGCAGCGGTTGGCGGTTTAATTGGTGGACTTGTAGGTTTAGGAATTCCCGAACATCGGGCGCAAGTATATAATAATTATGTAGTCGCTGGAGATTATCTGGTCATTGTTGACGGGATAGAGGCTGAAGTTCTCCGGGCTGAAAAGATACTCAAGAACAGAGGAATGAGGGAGTGGGAGGTTTACAATACTCCAGAAACTAGTCGTCATGAAAGTCCTGTTGTTTCGCGCTTGTGA
- a CDS encoding Ni/Fe hydrogenase subunit alpha: MKTIVIDPVTRIEGHAKISIYLDDEGQVNDARFHVTEFRGFEKFCVGRPFPEMPGITARICGICPVSHLLASAKTGDRILAVTIPKTATQLRRLMNLGQILQSHALSFFHLSAPDLLLGMDSEPEKRNIFGLIAAVPELARGGIRLRQFGQEIIELLGGKKVHPSWAVPGGVRDPLTAENRTHIQQRIPEAKTTVINAINLFKGLLKDYEKEAQTFGNFPSLFMGLVSPEGLWETYDGNIRFVDSAGNIVADKLNAANYHEFIGEAVQADSYLKSPYYRPLGYPDSSNHCRLDSGMYRVGPLARLNICTHIGTPLADAELKEFRSHGNGTVKSSFFYHYARLIEILACIEHIEIILDDPDILSTRLRAEAGINCLEAVGVSEAPRGTLFHHYQVDENGLMLKVNLIIATGQNNLAMNRTVAQIARHFIQGNQIKEGMLNRVEAGIRAFDPCLSCSTHAMGQMPLIIEVINKNGAVINQICRN; encoded by the coding sequence ATGAAAACCATCGTTATTGACCCCGTTACCCGCATTGAAGGACACGCCAAAATCAGCATTTATTTAGATGATGAAGGTCAAGTAAATGATGCTCGTTTTCATGTGACTGAATTTCGCGGATTTGAAAAATTTTGTGTTGGTCGTCCTTTTCCAGAAATGCCGGGAATTACTGCCAGAATTTGCGGTATTTGTCCAGTCAGTCACTTATTAGCATCAGCCAAAACAGGCGATCGCATTTTAGCTGTCACAATCCCAAAAACAGCCACTCAATTACGCCGTTTAATGAATTTAGGTCAAATTCTCCAATCCCATGCTCTCAGTTTCTTTCACCTCAGCGCACCAGATTTATTATTAGGTATGGATAGTGAACCTGAAAAACGAAATATTTTTGGTTTAATTGCGGCTGTTCCAGAATTAGCTAGAGGTGGGATTCGTTTACGGCAATTTGGACAAGAAATCATTGAGTTATTAGGAGGGAAAAAAGTCCATCCTTCCTGGGCTGTCCCTGGTGGAGTTCGTGACCCTTTAACCGCAGAAAATCGCACTCACATTCAGCAACGGATTCCTGAAGCAAAGACCACTGTAATTAATGCCATAAACTTATTTAAAGGCTTATTAAAAGATTATGAAAAAGAAGCTCAAACCTTTGGTAATTTTCCCAGTTTATTTATGGGTTTAGTAAGTCCTGAAGGTTTATGGGAAACTTATGATGGAAATATCCGATTTGTTGATAGTGCGGGAAATATTGTTGCTGATAAACTCAACGCTGCTAACTATCATGAATTTATTGGTGAAGCAGTGCAGGCAGACTCTTATTTAAAATCGCCTTACTATCGTCCTTTAGGTTATCCAGATAGTAGCAATCATTGTCGTTTAGATAGTGGAATGTATCGCGTTGGACCATTAGCAAGATTGAATATTTGTACTCACATTGGTACACCTTTAGCAGACGCAGAATTAAAAGAATTTCGCTCTCATGGAAACGGCACTGTTAAATCATCATTTTTCTATCACTATGCGCGGTTAATTGAAATTTTAGCCTGTATTGAACACATAGAAATTATCCTTGATGATCCTGATATTTTATCAACTCGTCTCCGTGCGGAAGCTGGGATTAATTGCCTGGAAGCAGTTGGGGTGAGTGAAGCCCCTAGAGGGACATTATTTCATCATTATCAAGTTGATGAAAATGGTTTAATGTTAAAAGTGAATTTGATTATTGCCACAGGTCAAAATAATTTAGCAATGAATCGGACAGTTGCCCAAATTGCCCGTCATTTTATCCAAGGTAATCAAATTAAAGAAGGAATGTTAAACCGTGTAGAAGCTGGAATTCGGGCTTTTGATCCTTGTTTAAGTTGTTCAACTCATGCAATGGGACAAATGCCTTTAATCATAGAAGTAATAAATAAAAACGGTGCTGTAATTAATCAAATTTGCCGTAATTAA
- a CDS encoding oxidoreductase, with protein MTKIKLATVWLGGCSGCHMSFLDLDEWLIDLAAQVDIVYSPIADIKEYPEGVDLVLVEGAIANEEHLELIHKIRERTKTIISFGDCAVTGNVTALRNLSGGAEPALQLAYIQQSDVNQQIPNLPGIVPPLLDKVVPVHYVVTVDIYLPGCPPSAPRIRAALEPLLKGEKPEIQGREMIKFG; from the coding sequence ATGACTAAAATCAAATTAGCAACAGTGTGGTTAGGTGGTTGTTCTGGCTGTCATATGTCCTTTCTTGATTTGGACGAATGGTTAATTGATTTAGCCGCACAAGTAGATATAGTTTATAGTCCCATTGCTGATATTAAAGAATATCCAGAAGGTGTAGATTTAGTATTAGTTGAAGGGGCTATAGCTAACGAAGAACATTTAGAATTAATTCATAAAATTAGAGAACGAACTAAAACAATAATTTCCTTTGGTGATTGCGCTGTTACTGGTAATGTTACCGCTTTACGGAATCTCTCTGGTGGTGCTGAACCAGCTTTACAACTAGCTTATATTCAACAATCAGATGTTAACCAACAAATTCCTAATTTACCGGGTATTGTTCCCCCTTTATTAGATAAAGTTGTCCCCGTTCATTATGTAGTAACTGTTGATATTTATTTACCCGGCTGTCCCCCTTCAGCCCCCCGGATTCGTGCCGCACTTGAACCATTATTAAAGGGAGAAAAACCAGAAATACAAGGACGCGAGATGATTAAGTTTGGTTAA
- a CDS encoding CsbD family protein — translation MATMNKVEAIGKDIEGKAQETMGKITGNKKDQVMGKVKQAESKVRNTVEDAKGVSREQRSKIEAQVKKSMDNSISNDKATENQYRNLSGR, via the coding sequence ATTGCTACTATGAATAAAGTGGAGGCAATCGGGAAGGATATTGAAGGTAAAGCTCAAGAAACTATGGGTAAAATTACAGGAAATAAAAAAGATCAGGTAATGGGGAAGGTCAAACAAGCAGAAAGCAAAGTTCGGAATACGGTTGAAGATGCCAAAGGTGTCAGTCGGGAACAAAGATCAAAAATTGAAGCTCAAGTTAAAAAGTCTATGGATAATAGTATTTCCAATGATAAGGCTACAGAAAATCAATACCGTAACCTTTCAGGAAGATGA
- a CDS encoding HupE/UreJ family protein, whose product MFKNSQLVASESSNLVTSKQQHLLRAIAILVVISLLTSAGGSPIEHNVSTPWEGFIWGIADPVISLDRFAGIVALGLFSARFARGNWFNITFVIAAVCGQLINLSPVILPGPAIAIAICTIALGVMLVTPIPIHWLAIAMFCATAGIFQGYADATSIIGAEIFTVIPFIISVAFTQTVIIMSAREIGVTFGINEINQILPKIIRFAGLVFCAIGIVFLGYSVI is encoded by the coding sequence ATGTTTAAAAATTCACAGTTAGTAGCTTCTGAGTCCAGTAATTTAGTAACATCTAAACAGCAGCATCTTCTAAGGGCGATCGCTATTTTAGTTGTCATTAGTTTGCTAACTTCAGCCGGTGGATCACCCATTGAACATAATGTTTCCACTCCCTGGGAAGGGTTTATTTGGGGCATAGCAGATCCAGTGATTAGTTTAGACCGTTTTGCAGGTATTGTGGCGCTAGGTTTATTCTCCGCTAGATTTGCCCGTGGTAATTGGTTCAATATCACTTTTGTCATTGCTGCTGTTTGTGGACAATTGATTAATTTGTCTCCAGTTATCTTACCAGGACCTGCAATAGCGATCGCTATTTGTACCATCGCTTTAGGTGTGATGTTAGTTACACCAATTCCTATTCATTGGTTAGCAATAGCCATGTTTTGTGCTACTGCTGGCATATTTCAAGGTTATGCTGATGCGACATCTATCATCGGTGCAGAAATATTCACTGTTATTCCTTTTATAATTAGTGTTGCCTTCACACAAACAGTAATTATTATGAGTGCCAGAGAAATAGGTGTAACTTTCGGCATCAATGAAATTAACCAAATTTTACCGAAAATCATCCGCTTTGCTGGTTTAGTATTCTGTGCAATTGGTATCGTATTTTTAGGCTACTCAGTAATTTAA
- a CDS encoding DUF2382 domain-containing protein, whose amino-acid sequence MSLLKIKEFDPNYRETFQGKDIKGMGVYASPEEKIGTVSDILVDDQGHFRYFVVDLGLWIFGKKVLLPVGRSRIDHTAERIYTVGMTKQQAENLPEFSEHREVDYNYEEQVRGVYRSEAFLENSAPLDTAAARGVGLDTPSSRGAASAVATPPEKPILHNGNGNGYDYKQEPALYELNEQDHQTFKLYQERLIANKIRAKTGEVTVGKHTETETARVSVPIDKERVVIERVTPTEAGEAVIPGSVSFGTSEVTHIDVYEETADIHKEAYLREEVRVNKVVDRENIEAEETLRREELDVNTQEHPNLERR is encoded by the coding sequence ATGTCTCTTTTAAAAATCAAAGAATTTGATCCGAATTATCGGGAAACATTTCAAGGAAAAGACATCAAAGGCATGGGTGTATATGCCAGCCCAGAGGAAAAAATTGGCACAGTCAGCGATATTTTAGTAGATGACCAAGGACATTTCCGGTATTTTGTGGTTGATTTGGGCTTATGGATTTTCGGGAAAAAAGTTTTATTACCTGTAGGTCGTTCGCGCATTGACCATACTGCTGAACGGATTTATACAGTGGGAATGACCAAACAACAAGCGGAGAATTTACCTGAATTTAGCGAACACCGAGAAGTTGATTACAACTATGAAGAACAGGTGAGGGGAGTATATCGTTCGGAAGCATTCTTAGAAAATTCCGCACCTTTAGATACAGCCGCTGCTAGAGGGGTGGGATTAGATACACCGTCTTCTAGAGGTGCCGCTAGTGCTGTTGCTACCCCACCGGAGAAACCTATTCTGCACAATGGTAATGGTAATGGTTATGACTATAAACAAGAACCTGCTTTATATGAGCTAAATGAGCAGGATCATCAGACTTTCAAACTATATCAAGAAAGATTAATTGCCAACAAGATCCGCGCTAAAACAGGAGAAGTCACTGTTGGTAAGCATACAGAAACTGAGACAGCCAGGGTTTCAGTACCGATAGATAAAGAACGGGTTGTTATTGAACGAGTAACGCCTACGGAGGCTGGTGAAGCAGTTATACCTGGTAGCGTGAGCTTTGGCACAAGCGAAGTTACTCATATAGATGTTTATGAAGAAACTGCTGACATTCATAAGGAAGCTTACCTACGTGAAGAAGTCAGAGTGAATAAAGTTGTAGACCGCGAAAATATTGAAGCAGAAGAAACTCTGCGCCGGGAAGAATTGGATGTTAACACCCAAGAACATCCAAATTTAGAGAGAAGATAA
- a CDS encoding DUF3122 domain-containing protein encodes MLQHIQKIFRHILLVGILTTFIFLNLANLTSEKVMAAVTQLGNPPGEVIYRSQTKLDDQSGKVWQVVLFKQVYSEQKSRTNLRLVGFPSIGELIHPQPLKITSTTGQVWNAADVFLEEAPAPTIGQYDFTDILPQLPPESLILSIPLASTKFINISVPASIVKEWQSLISTEKAKI; translated from the coding sequence ATGTTACAGCATATTCAAAAAATATTTAGGCATATTCTATTAGTGGGAATATTAACCACATTTATATTCCTAAACTTAGCAAACCTCACATCTGAAAAAGTAATGGCTGCGGTTACTCAGTTAGGAAATCCCCCAGGAGAAGTTATTTATCGCTCACAAACAAAATTAGATGATCAATCAGGAAAAGTTTGGCAGGTTGTCTTATTTAAACAAGTGTATTCTGAGCAAAAATCTAGGACAAATCTTCGCTTAGTTGGGTTTCCTAGTATTGGTGAATTAATTCATCCCCAACCTTTAAAAATCACCTCAACTACAGGTCAAGTTTGGAATGCTGCTGATGTATTTTTAGAGGAAGCCCCAGCCCCAACTATTGGTCAATATGACTTTACAGATATTCTGCCCCAATTACCTCCAGAATCTTTAATTTTGTCCATACCTTTAGCTAGTACAAAATTCATTAATATCTCAGTTCCTGCTTCTATAGTTAAAGAATGGCAATCATTAATTTCAACTGAAAAGGCAAAAATATGA
- a CDS encoding BON domain-containing protein, whose translation MKRIMPLVLSSILLLGTVACDNNAKTSSNAPDSPAESGKVVTDKTVQTDKKDATSQVRRDQLNADIRAREQRNLSGGSADRANTDLSSEVRSKLEANIPASQLTVAAKDGAIVVGGTVQNQEQLNKIDSLSKQIKGVKSVKVLAKVTPAVPSEKR comes from the coding sequence ATGAAAAGAATTATGCCTTTAGTTCTCAGTAGCATTTTATTACTGGGAACAGTTGCCTGTGACAATAACGCAAAAACTAGCAGCAATGCACCAGATTCACCAGCAGAATCCGGTAAGGTTGTCACCGATAAAACAGTCCAAACTGATAAAAAAGATGCAACTAGCCAAGTCCGTCGAGATCAACTCAATGCAGATATTCGCGCCCGTGAGCAACGCAATCTAAGCGGGGGAAGTGCAGATCGTGCTAATACTGATCTGTCCAGTGAAGTTCGCTCTAAACTGGAAGCCAATATTCCCGCTAGTCAGTTAACCGTTGCTGCTAAAGATGGGGCAATTGTTGTTGGTGGAACTGTACAGAATCAAGAGCAATTAAATAAAATTGATTCTCTGTCCAAACAAATTAAGGGTGTTAAAAGTGTGAAAGTTTTAGCCAAAGTTACCCCAGCCGTACCTAGTGAAAAAAGATAA
- a CDS encoding ABC transporter ATP-binding protein — translation MAKSHRLAKIADYLRPHWRETVFGIMALFIVNGLGVYIPLLIRSGVDTLSQSFSFSQIIHYVVMIILLSSAMWMMRMASRIWIFGVGRQVEFDLKQRIFQHLMQLEPAYFTVNTPGDLISRATSDVDNIRRLLGFAVLSLANTFFAYILTLPVMLSLSVELTLVSLAVYPFMFLMVHFFSDRLRDEQTVVQEQLAEMSELVREDMSGMALIKIYAQEANERQAFNQKNQQLLAANLKLAKSRNTLFPLIGGLASLSSLIIIWLGTAKISAGTLAIGDFLALLIYVERLVFPTALLGFTITAYQRGEVSIDRLETILSVTPKIQDTPDAIHVEVSKLKGELTAVNFNYTYPGVNTPVLEHLNFTIAPGELVAIVGPIGAGKSTLANAVPRLLDIQSGQLFLDGVDITKLAVSDLRGAIAYVPQDSFLFSTTVKNNIRYGDPITAEEDVVYAAKMAQIDAEIENFPQKYETLVGERGITLSGGQRQRTALARAMLIDAPILLLDDALSSVDNQTATQILTNLSTGTKKKTVIFITHQLSAAATSDRILVMDQGKIVQVGHHSELVEQPGLYKTLWNQHQVEELLH, via the coding sequence ATGGCCAAATCTCACAGACTTGCTAAAATCGCTGATTATTTACGCCCCCATTGGCGCGAAACCGTCTTCGGTATTATGGCCTTATTTATTGTCAATGGGCTAGGTGTCTATATTCCTTTGTTAATTCGCTCAGGAGTAGACACTCTTTCCCAAAGTTTTAGTTTTAGTCAGATTATCCATTATGTAGTCATGATTATCCTACTTAGTTCCGCTATGTGGATGATGCGAATGGCTTCTCGCATTTGGATATTTGGTGTGGGAAGACAGGTAGAATTTGACCTCAAACAGCGGATTTTTCAACACCTAATGCAATTAGAACCTGCTTATTTTACGGTTAATACTCCTGGGGATTTAATTAGCCGCGCTACCAGTGATGTAGATAATATTAGACGGTTATTAGGCTTTGCTGTTTTAAGTTTGGCAAATACTTTTTTCGCCTATATTCTGACATTACCAGTCATGTTGTCTCTGAGTGTGGAACTGACATTGGTATCGTTAGCAGTGTACCCGTTTATGTTTCTGATGGTGCATTTTTTTAGCGATCGCTTGCGTGATGAGCAAACCGTCGTTCAAGAGCAACTTGCAGAGATGAGTGAACTGGTACGAGAAGATATGAGCGGTATGGCGCTGATTAAAATTTATGCTCAAGAAGCAAATGAGCGTCAAGCATTTAATCAGAAAAATCAACAGCTACTAGCAGCTAACCTTAAACTAGCTAAAAGTCGCAATACCCTGTTTCCCCTCATTGGTGGATTAGCAAGTCTCAGTTCCTTGATCATTATCTGGTTGGGTACAGCCAAGATATCTGCTGGTACTCTAGCAATTGGCGATTTTCTGGCCTTGCTAATTTATGTAGAGCGGTTAGTCTTCCCTACGGCTTTGTTAGGATTTACCATTACTGCTTATCAACGGGGTGAAGTTAGTATTGACCGCTTGGAGACTATTCTCAGTGTAACCCCGAAAATTCAAGACACACCTGATGCTATCCATGTGGAGGTAAGCAAACTTAAAGGAGAACTAACAGCAGTAAACTTTAATTATACCTACCCCGGCGTAAATACCCCAGTTTTAGAACATCTTAATTTTACGATTGCTCCTGGAGAATTGGTGGCCATTGTCGGTCCCATTGGTGCAGGAAAATCAACCTTAGCCAATGCTGTCCCCCGGTTATTGGATATTCAGTCAGGACAGTTGTTTTTAGACGGCGTGGATATTACAAAACTAGCTGTGAGTGATTTACGGGGAGCGATCGCCTACGTACCTCAAGATAGCTTTCTATTCAGTACCACCGTCAAAAATAACATCCGTTATGGTGATCCCATCACTGCTGAAGAAGATGTAGTTTACGCCGCTAAAATGGCGCAAATTGACGCGGAAATTGAGAATTTCCCCCAAAAGTATGAAACCCTCGTCGGTGAGCGGGGAATTACCCTTTCGGGTGGACAGCGACAACGCACAGCTTTAGCAAGAGCCATGTTAATTGATGCCCCTATCTTGCTGTTAGATGATGCCCTATCCAGTGTAGATAATCAAACCGCTACCCAAATTCTCACTAATCTCTCTACAGGGACAAAAAAGAAAACAGTAATTTTTATTACTCACCAACTTTCCGCCGCTGCCACATCTGACCGAATTTTGGTCATGGATCAGGGGAAAATTGTCCAAGTTGGTCATCATTCAGAACTAGTAGAACAGCCTGGACTTTACAAAACTTTGTGGAATCAACATCAAGTAGAAGAATTACTGCATTGA
- a CDS encoding CBS domain-containing protein, translated as MLTAADVMTKDVAMIRSSATVKEAVDLMRARDWRALIVDRRHEQDAYGIITESDIVYKVISYSKDPNKVRVYEIMTKPCIVVNPELGLEYVARLFANHHLRRAPVISGKLLGIISLTDILARSSCLEQPRSFLLEQELQDEIKKARIVCTEKGINSTECAAAWDVVEEIQAEIAHQRAEKPLKTAFEDYCDEYPEFIESRIYDL; from the coding sequence ATGTTAACAGCAGCAGATGTAATGACTAAAGATGTGGCAATGATTCGCAGTTCAGCCACAGTAAAAGAAGCAGTTGATTTAATGAGAGCTAGAGATTGGAGAGCGTTAATTGTAGATCGTCGTCATGAACAAGATGCTTATGGAATTATCACAGAAAGCGATATTGTTTATAAGGTAATTTCCTATAGTAAAGATCCGAATAAAGTCCGTGTTTATGAAATTATGACTAAACCTTGTATTGTTGTCAATCCAGAATTAGGTTTAGAATATGTAGCCAGATTATTTGCTAATCATCATCTTCGCCGTGCGCCTGTAATTAGTGGTAAACTATTAGGAATAATCTCACTTACTGACATATTAGCCCGCAGTAGTTGTCTAGAACAACCGCGCTCATTTTTATTAGAACAAGAATTACAAGATGAAATTAAAAAAGCTCGAATTGTTTGTACAGAAAAAGGTATAAATTCCACAGAATGTGCAGCAGCTTGGGATGTAGTGGAAGAAATACAAGCAGAAATTGCTCACCAACGCGCCGAAAAACCTCTCAAAACTGCCTTTGAAGATTACTGTGATGAATATCCAGAATTTATAGAGTCTAGGATTTATGATTTGTAA
- the hoxU gene encoding bidirectional hydrogenase complex protein HoxU yields the protein MTVKTLTINDELVSAREDETLLEAAQEAGIHIPTLCHLEGVGDVGACRLCLVEIAGSNKLQPACVTKVAEGMEVNTNSDRLQKYRRTIVEMLFAEGNHICSVCVANGNCELQDLAIEMGMDHVRLEYQFSQRNVDTSHHLFGIDHNRCVLCTRCVRVCDEIEGAHTWDMAGRGSKSHVITDLNQPWGTSQTCTSCGKCVNACPTGALFNKGSSVGEMVHDRGKIEFLVTAREKKQWNF from the coding sequence ATGACTGTAAAAACTTTAACAATAAATGACGAATTGGTGAGCGCTCGTGAGGATGAAACCTTATTAGAAGCAGCGCAAGAAGCGGGTATTCATATTCCTACATTATGTCATTTAGAGGGTGTAGGCGATGTTGGGGCTTGTCGTTTATGTTTGGTAGAAATTGCGGGAAGTAATAAATTACAGCCAGCTTGTGTGACAAAAGTTGCTGAAGGAATGGAGGTAAATACAAATAGCGATCGCTTACAAAAATATCGGCGGACAATTGTAGAAATGCTATTTGCTGAAGGTAATCATATTTGCTCAGTTTGTGTGGCTAATGGTAACTGTGAATTACAAGATTTAGCCATAGAAATGGGTATGGATCATGTTCGATTAGAATATCAATTTTCTCAGCGTAATGTTGATACTTCTCATCATCTTTTTGGCATAGATCATAATCGTTGTGTGCTTTGTACTCGTTGCGTGCGAGTATGTGATGAAATCGAAGGCGCTCACACTTGGGATATGGCAGGAAGAGGTTCAAAATCTCACGTAATTACTGATTTGAATCAGCCCTGGGGAACTTCCCAAACTTGTACTTCCTGCGGTAAATGTGTTAATGCTTGTCCCACAGGAGCGCTATTTAATAAAGGTTCAAGTGTTGGGGAAATGGTACATGATCGGGGTAAAATTGAATTTTTAGTAACCGCACGAGAGAAGAAACAATGGAATTTTTAG
- the surE gene encoding 5'/3'-nucleotidase SurE, which translates to MTIILTNDDGIDAPGIAALFKAVKGKSVIIAAPQSHQSGCGHQVTTHQPINLQRRSDVEYAIGGTPADCIRVAVSHIAQDIKYVISGINAGGNLGVDAYISGTVAAVREAAMHGIPGIAVSQYRHGKRDYDWNAAIKWTSALLTDLMELPLEPGCFWNVNLPHLLPQQPDPEVVFCQPCPKPLPVNYRIEGDDFYYIGEYGKRERTPDSDVDICFSGKIAVTKLKV; encoded by the coding sequence ATGACAATTATCTTAACCAACGATGATGGTATTGACGCACCAGGAATTGCAGCTTTGTTTAAAGCCGTAAAAGGTAAATCGGTAATTATCGCTGCACCACAATCACATCAATCAGGCTGTGGACATCAAGTTACTACCCATCAACCCATTAACCTCCAACGGCGTTCTGATGTTGAATATGCTATAGGTGGTACTCCTGCTGATTGCATCCGAGTTGCTGTATCACATATTGCTCAAGATATAAAGTATGTGATTTCGGGTATTAATGCCGGTGGAAACTTGGGAGTTGATGCTTATATTTCTGGTACTGTCGCTGCTGTCAGAGAAGCTGCAATGCACGGGATTCCCGGAATTGCTGTTTCCCAATATCGTCATGGTAAACGTGATTATGACTGGAATGCGGCTATTAAATGGACATCTGCATTGCTCACAGATTTGATGGAACTTCCCCTAGAACCTGGATGTTTTTGGAATGTCAATTTACCGCACCTATTACCACAACAACCAGATCCAGAAGTAGTATTTTGTCAACCTTGTCCGAAACCTTTACCTGTTAATTATCGAATAGAAGGTGATGATTTTTACTATATAGGAGAATATGGTAAACGAGAACGAACTCCTGATAGTGATGTTGATATATGTTTTTCTGGCAAAATTGCGGTGACTAAGTTAAAAGTTTGA
- a CDS encoding CsbD family protein, with protein sequence MSIKDRAKATAKNIEGKVQEALGDVSGDPKTQAEGKEKQAEAKVRHSVEDVKDQAKKVID encoded by the coding sequence ATGAGTATCAAAGATAGAGCCAAGGCAACTGCTAAAAACATTGAAGGTAAGGTTCAAGAAGCCCTAGGAGATGTCAGCGGAGATCCCAAAACTCAAGCCGAAGGCAAGGAAAAACAAGCAGAAGCAAAGGTTCGTCACTCAGTTGAAGATGTAAAAGATCAAGCAAAAAAAGTTATTGACTAA